A single Pseudodesulfovibrio aespoeensis Aspo-2 DNA region contains:
- a CDS encoding glycosyltransferase, producing the protein MVLKGYPRISETFISNEIRLLEAMGFRIHIYSMRAPREHFSHESIKEIKARVTYLPESLLFGLPALLWHNLRLFARMPRRYLDCLKLMGSRFRLAPKKHTWIKHMLQAGYLVQQSILDHGVDLGHLHGHFAHTPTTVTMYAALLAGVPFSFTAHAKDIYTQDPRRFADKVERAEFVVTCTRHNEAYLAAACGTVKPIHCVYHGINLDLFSLNGRPALATPPYHVLTVARFVPKKGIDTILRALARLRDQGVPLRYTLVGDGKARDKRAIRDLIRELGLEAMVSMPGTVTHDEVIKLLHEADCFTLGCREAKDGDRDGIPNVVAEAMATGVPVAATHVSGLPELVTHGQTGLLCQPDDPDALADIIHRLLTDQPTRDHVIPAARDTVRRVFDNKKLIRDLGNIYISHNVPCPGR; encoded by the coding sequence ATGGTGCTCAAGGGCTATCCCCGCATCTCCGAGACCTTCATCTCCAACGAGATCCGGCTGCTTGAAGCCATGGGTTTTCGCATCCACATCTATTCCATGCGCGCCCCGCGTGAGCATTTCAGCCACGAGTCCATCAAGGAGATCAAGGCCAGGGTCACCTACCTGCCGGAATCGCTCCTCTTTGGCCTGCCCGCCCTGCTCTGGCACAACCTGCGCCTTTTTGCGCGCATGCCCCGGCGCTACCTCGACTGCCTCAAGCTGATGGGTTCGCGCTTCCGCCTCGCGCCCAAGAAGCACACCTGGATCAAGCACATGCTCCAGGCCGGCTACCTCGTGCAGCAATCAATCCTGGACCACGGGGTGGACCTCGGCCATCTGCACGGCCATTTCGCCCACACGCCCACCACCGTGACCATGTACGCCGCCTTGCTGGCCGGGGTTCCCTTCAGCTTCACGGCCCATGCCAAGGACATCTACACCCAGGACCCGCGCCGCTTTGCCGACAAGGTGGAGCGGGCCGAGTTCGTGGTCACCTGCACCCGCCACAACGAGGCCTACCTGGCCGCCGCCTGCGGCACGGTCAAGCCCATTCACTGCGTGTACCACGGCATCAATCTCGACCTCTTCTCCCTGAACGGGCGGCCCGCCTTGGCCACCCCTCCCTATCACGTCCTGACCGTGGCCCGGTTCGTGCCCAAGAAGGGCATCGACACCATCCTGCGCGCCCTGGCCCGGCTGCGCGACCAGGGCGTGCCCCTGCGCTACACCCTGGTGGGCGATGGCAAGGCCAGGGACAAACGCGCAATCCGCGATCTCATCCGCGAACTCGGCCTCGAAGCCATGGTCTCCATGCCCGGCACCGTGACCCACGACGAGGTCATCAAGCTGCTGCACGAGGCCGACTGCTTCACGCTGGGCTGCCGCGAGGCCAAGGACGGAGACCGCGACGGCATCCCCAACGTGGTGGCAGAGGCCATGGCCACCGGCGTGCCCGTGGCCGCCACCCATGTCTCGGGCCTGCCCGAGCTGGTCACCCACGGCCAGACCGGCCTGCTTTGCCAGCCCGACGATCCCGACGCCCTGGCTGACATCATCCACCGCCTGCTCACCGACCAGCCCACCCGCGACCACGTCATCCCCGCCGCCCGCGACACCGTGCGCCGGGTCTTTGACAACAAAAAGCTCATCCGCGACCTCGGAAATATCTACATCTCCCACAACGTCCCCTGTCCTGGCCGATAG
- a CDS encoding Nif3-like dinuclear metal center hexameric protein — protein sequence MKLMDIISIFQDLAPEGNQSSWDNSGVQVAGTLEQTGKVAVCLEPTPTMIGACLDWGAGAVVTHHPLYMKPVSLGAPGRVLDVVRRVMAGGAWLYAAHTSLDTRPGGPAFWLGRELGLCAPRLLDADRRVCPVEASFYLDEPIARATADIWANRKSIHSVSQSRSGEVRVVCDENDWPAVADGIVFALGRRPVFYLRQLCSPCSEIGFGEVGQLPESMDFEIFAGVLDSLLPAHARGYWTVSGPQPERVATVAYCGGSGASLVGSAARAGADVFVTGDMKYHSAVEAAVEAEICVVDVGHFALEEEMMRRFALELGERLHGVEVRFFAGADPFRVRVRQ from the coding sequence ATGAAACTCATGGACATTATTTCGATATTTCAGGATCTGGCCCCGGAGGGCAACCAGAGTTCGTGGGACAATTCCGGGGTGCAGGTGGCCGGTACCCTTGAGCAGACGGGCAAGGTGGCCGTGTGCTTGGAGCCCACGCCGACCATGATCGGGGCGTGCCTCGACTGGGGCGCGGGGGCGGTGGTCACCCATCATCCCTTATATATGAAACCCGTGTCGCTGGGCGCTCCGGGCCGGGTGCTCGATGTGGTCCGCAGGGTGATGGCGGGCGGCGCGTGGCTCTATGCGGCTCATACCTCGCTCGACACCAGGCCGGGCGGTCCGGCCTTCTGGCTGGGGCGCGAGCTGGGGCTTTGCGCGCCGAGGCTGCTTGATGCCGACAGGCGGGTCTGTCCGGTGGAGGCGTCCTTTTATCTCGACGAGCCCATTGCCAGGGCCACGGCGGATATCTGGGCCAATCGCAAGTCCATCCATTCCGTGTCCCAGAGCCGTAGCGGCGAGGTCCGGGTGGTCTGCGACGAGAACGACTGGCCCGCCGTGGCCGACGGGATCGTCTTTGCGCTGGGCCGCAGGCCGGTTTTCTATTTGCGCCAGCTCTGCTCGCCGTGCAGCGAGATCGGATTCGGCGAGGTGGGCCAGCTGCCGGAGTCCATGGATTTCGAGATTTTTGCGGGCGTGCTGGACAGCCTGCTCCCGGCCCATGCGCGGGGCTACTGGACCGTGTCCGGCCCGCAGCCGGAGCGGGTTGCCACCGTGGCCTATTGCGGCGGTTCTGGCGCGTCGCTTGTGGGCAGCGCGGCCAGGGCCGGGGCGGACGTGTTCGTCACTGGCGACATGAAGTATCATTCCGCCGTGGAGGCCGCCGTGGAGGCGGAGATATGTGTGGTGGATGTCGGGCATTTTGCGCTCGAAGAGGAAATGATGCGACGGTTCGCCCTGGAGTTGGGCGAGCGGCTGCATGGCGTCGAGGTCCGGTTCTTTGCTGGCGCGGACCCGTTCCGGGTGCGCGTCAGGCAGTAA
- a CDS encoding zinc ribbon domain-containing protein, whose product MYEKQIEQLIILQQVDDEILVLEDDIKKAPLELSGLEVQMTEFAERRLQIDERIDLLKSQQKKLAVEIEDDASRIKKSKNKLMLVSNTREHQAMMREMDSLEKLNRMREEEQVAVTEELARQNEATESLTEEMSGVKGQYDTLKTTLDQRLDEAHKRLEALVRKRKKACKVVPPPILGRYEFIRERMENPVIVPVTEGVCHGCHIMIPPQIFNDLQKGQQILSCPNCQRLIHWQQGEVVYGEITD is encoded by the coding sequence ATGTACGAGAAACAGATCGAACAGTTGATCATCCTGCAGCAGGTGGACGACGAGATCCTTGTCCTTGAGGATGATATCAAGAAGGCCCCCCTGGAGCTTTCCGGCCTTGAGGTCCAGATGACCGAATTTGCCGAGAGGCGCCTCCAGATCGATGAGCGCATTGATCTGCTCAAGAGCCAGCAGAAGAAACTGGCCGTGGAGATTGAGGACGACGCGAGCAGGATCAAGAAGAGCAAGAACAAGCTCATGCTCGTGAGCAACACCAGGGAGCATCAGGCCATGATGCGCGAGATGGACAGCCTTGAGAAGCTCAACCGCATGCGCGAGGAAGAGCAGGTTGCCGTCACCGAGGAACTGGCCCGCCAGAACGAGGCGACCGAGTCCCTGACCGAGGAGATGAGCGGCGTCAAGGGACAGTACGACACCCTCAAGACCACCCTGGATCAGCGCCTGGACGAGGCCCACAAGCGCCTTGAGGCCCTGGTGCGCAAGCGCAAGAAGGCGTGCAAGGTCGTGCCTCCGCCCATCCTTGGCCGCTACGAGTTCATCCGCGAGCGCATGGAGAATCCGGTCATCGTGCCGGTCACCGAGGGCGTGTGCCACGGGTGTCACATCATGATTCCCCCGCAGATCTTCAATGACCTGCAAAAGGGCCAGCAGATCCTGAGCTGCCCCAACTGCCAGCGGCTCATCCACTGGCAGCAGGGCGAGGTCGTCTACGGCGAGATAACGGATTAG
- the ispD gene encoding 2-C-methyl-D-erythritol 4-phosphate cytidylyltransferase — protein MDRPLKNIWGIILAAGSGSRLGQAAGGVRKQYLEYRGAPLFWHSARTFSRVAGLRGLVFVFPPDDAQAMEKRVDQYFRSEDLGLARTVCAGGERRQDSVACGLRALPSGCDAVLVHDSARPFVSARTIALLIDALNQGERAVIPAIEVADTIKRVAGRVAGNEIGCGLESVVVDTPNRSGLRAVQTPQAFETGLLREAHALAGEHGWEVTDDASMVEQMAAHAPEAQIRVGIIPGEPGNIKITTPDDLKRLGETRTTIPCVGWGYDVHRFGDEGDRPLVLGGVPIPGGPTVVAHSDGDVLLHALADGVLGTFGGGDIGTHFPDTDARYAGADSGVLLREVVAMAEEAGARIVHADLTIITQIPRIAPHAGRIATNVARLLGLAPGQVNVKATTEEKLGFTGQKKGIKAVATVTALREV, from the coding sequence ATGGACCGACCGCTGAAAAACATCTGGGGCATCATCCTGGCCGCCGGTTCGGGCTCGCGCCTGGGCCAGGCCGCCGGGGGCGTGCGCAAGCAGTATCTCGAATACAGGGGCGCACCGCTCTTCTGGCACTCGGCCCGGACATTCTCGCGCGTGGCCGGGTTGCGCGGGCTGGTCTTCGTGTTTCCGCCAGACGACGCGCAGGCCATGGAAAAGCGTGTCGACCAGTATTTCAGGAGCGAGGATCTTGGCCTGGCCCGGACCGTGTGCGCCGGGGGCGAGCGGCGGCAGGACTCGGTGGCCTGCGGCCTGCGCGCCCTGCCTTCGGGCTGCGACGCGGTCCTGGTCCACGACTCGGCCCGGCCCTTTGTCTCGGCCCGGACCATCGCCCTGCTCATCGACGCCCTGAACCAGGGCGAGCGCGCCGTGATCCCGGCCATCGAGGTGGCTGACACCATTAAACGTGTGGCTGGGCGCGTGGCCGGTAACGAGATTGGGTGCGGGCTGGAGAGCGTGGTCGTGGACACCCCGAACCGCAGCGGGCTGCGCGCGGTCCAGACTCCCCAGGCATTCGAGACCGGCCTGCTCCGCGAGGCCCACGCCCTGGCCGGGGAGCATGGCTGGGAAGTGACCGACGACGCCAGCATGGTCGAGCAGATGGCCGCCCACGCGCCCGAGGCGCAGATACGGGTCGGCATCATTCCCGGCGAGCCCGGCAACATCAAGATCACCACGCCCGACGACCTGAAGCGGCTGGGCGAGACCCGGACCACCATCCCCTGCGTGGGCTGGGGCTATGATGTCCACCGCTTCGGCGACGAGGGCGACAGGCCGCTGGTGCTCGGCGGGGTGCCCATCCCCGGCGGCCCCACCGTGGTCGCCCACTCGGACGGCGACGTGCTGCTGCACGCCCTGGCCGACGGTGTGCTCGGCACCTTTGGCGGGGGCGACATCGGCACCCATTTCCCGGACACGGACGCGCGCTATGCCGGGGCCGACAGCGGCGTGCTCCTGCGCGAGGTGGTGGCCATGGCCGAAGAGGCCGGGGCGCGCATCGTCCACGCCGACCTGACGATCATCACCCAGATCCCCCGGATCGCGCCCCACGCGGGCCGCATCGCCACCAACGTGGCCCGGTTGCTCGGCCTTGCGCCCGGTCAGGTCAACGTCAAGGCCACCACCGAGGAGAAGCTCGGATTCACCGGACAGAAAAAGGGCATCAAGGCCGTGGCCACGGTCACTGCCCTGAGGGAGGTCTAG
- the cysS gene encoding cysteine--tRNA ligase, translated as MRLYNTLARKKQEFVPENGNAVNMYVCGITAYDLCHIGHARSSVVFDVLYRYLRHKGYDVTFIRNFTDIDDKIINRANEVGKEAAAIAEQFIGEFYVDMDRLGVLRADVEPKCTEHIPEMIALTARLIGQDHAYATPSGDVYFRVRSFAGYGKLSGRNIDELESGARIDPGEEKQDPLDFALWKAAKPGEPSWESPWGPGRPGWHLECSAMSEKYAPLPLDIHGGGQDLSFPHHENEIAQSEAATGKPFANFWVHNGFVQINSEKMSKSLGNFFTIRDILDKFLPETLRYFLLTMHYRSPLDFSFDALEEAEKGIRRIYAALAQADAELAKTSWKKSPFPEEMTAELDAIERHWAEAMEDDMNTAGALGHVFSAIRLAGRVTEDKTLRKAEGGRDFLLRIKADMAAWSEVLGIFGRDPAGFLAELRDNRAARAGIDPTRVQALLDARQQARQDKDFAKSDAIRDELAAMHVEVKDTPQGATWDVA; from the coding sequence ATGAGACTCTATAATACCCTGGCCCGGAAAAAGCAGGAGTTCGTCCCTGAGAACGGCAACGCGGTCAACATGTACGTGTGCGGAATCACTGCCTACGACCTCTGTCATATCGGTCACGCCCGCTCCAGCGTGGTCTTCGACGTGCTCTACCGCTACCTGCGCCACAAGGGGTATGATGTCACCTTCATCCGCAATTTTACCGACATAGACGACAAGATCATCAACCGGGCCAATGAGGTGGGCAAGGAGGCCGCGGCCATCGCCGAGCAGTTCATCGGCGAGTTCTATGTGGACATGGACCGGCTCGGCGTGCTCCGGGCCGATGTGGAGCCCAAGTGCACCGAGCACATCCCGGAGATGATCGCCCTGACCGCCCGGCTCATCGGGCAGGACCATGCCTATGCCACGCCGTCGGGCGATGTCTATTTCCGGGTCCGCTCCTTTGCGGGCTACGGCAAGCTCTCGGGCCGCAACATCGACGAGCTGGAGTCGGGCGCGCGCATCGATCCGGGCGAGGAGAAGCAGGACCCGCTTGATTTCGCCCTGTGGAAGGCGGCCAAGCCCGGCGAGCCGTCCTGGGAGTCGCCCTGGGGGCCGGGCCGCCCCGGCTGGCATCTGGAATGCTCGGCCATGAGCGAGAAATACGCCCCCCTGCCGCTGGACATCCACGGCGGCGGCCAGGACCTCTCCTTTCCCCACCACGAGAACGAGATCGCCCAGTCCGAGGCGGCCACGGGCAAGCCCTTTGCCAATTTCTGGGTCCACAACGGGTTTGTCCAGATCAATTCAGAAAAGATGTCGAAGTCGCTGGGCAATTTCTTTACCATCCGCGACATCCTGGACAAGTTCCTGCCCGAGACCCTGCGCTATTTTCTGCTGACCATGCACTATCGCAGCCCGCTTGATTTCTCCTTTGACGCCCTTGAGGAGGCGGAGAAGGGCATCCGGCGCATCTATGCCGCCCTGGCCCAGGCGGATGCCGAGCTGGCCAAGACCAGCTGGAAGAAGTCGCCCTTTCCCGAAGAGATGACCGCGGAGCTGGACGCCATCGAGCGCCACTGGGCCGAGGCCATGGAAGACGACATGAACACCGCCGGTGCGCTCGGCCATGTCTTTTCGGCCATCCGGCTGGCCGGGCGCGTGACCGAGGACAAGACCCTGCGCAAGGCCGAGGGGGGCCGCGATTTTCTGCTGCGGATCAAGGCCGACATGGCCGCCTGGAGCGAGGTGCTGGGCATCTTTGGCCGCGATCCCGCCGGGTTCCTGGCCGAGCTGCGCGACAACCGCGCCGCCCGCGCGGGCATTGACCCGACACGGGTCCAGGCCCTGCTCGACGCCCGCCAGCAGGCCCGCCAGGACAAGGATTTCGCCAAATCCGACGCCATCCGCGACGAGCTGGCCGCCATGCACGTGGAGGTCAAGGACACCCCCCAGGGAGCGACCTGGGACGTGGCCTAG
- a CDS encoding Bbp19 family protein, with protein sequence MSPSPLELHRAYRRLFESTDGQTVMEDLEQRGSFLRSTFSTDPGRTALNEGRRSLVLHVKHMLDETNFINHKEITQ encoded by the coding sequence ATGTCGCCTAGCCCGCTGGAACTGCATCGCGCCTACCGGCGGCTCTTCGAGTCTACCGACGGCCAGACGGTCATGGAGGACCTGGAGCAACGCGGCTCGTTCCTGCGCTCCACCTTCTCCACCGACCCCGGACGGACTGCGTTGAACGAAGGACGCCGGTCCCTGGTGCTGCATGTCAAGCACATGCTCGACGAAACCAACTTCATCAACCACAAGGAGATCACCCAATGA
- a CDS encoding portal protein, protein MDAKELARSLQTRFKGLEEARQPWLAAWRELSDYMLPRKNSFTGIDPGSTRGRSGDERIFDSTPSHALELLASSLGGLLTNPAMPWFDIRARDPDQGDGAGVRTFLQQARERMIALFNTEDTGFQTNVHELYLDVALLGTAVMYVEADPDTVVRFCTRPLGEVYAAESARGAVDSVYRRYTLSARQTAREWGAACSGETRRKAEERPDDTVEILHAVFPRTDRDPYGVGAAHFPFASVYVETGAEHVLEESGYLEMPYLVPRWAKAAGETYGRGPGQTALSDTRVLNAMARTALMAAEKMSDPPLMVPDDGFLGPVHSGPGGLSYYRAGSPDRIEPLPVNVDLAATETMMQQRRESIRRIFLGDQLTPEGPAVTATEALIRQSEKMRVLGPVLGRLQAEFLSPLIRRVFRIMLRAGALPPFPQGFGPDDIEVRYTSPVARAQKEFEARGLSRTMEYLAPLVGASDPFGIMDNFDTDRAARHVAELFGTPSDYLRPEKDVAETRAAKGRATSGAQATQTAVQAAAQAAEIARTLAEAHTDRPSVLTDLWAALAGRAASRAGAASANTGSGMAESMASGLAQVMTPGQPAPANPAPADQEGSHVA, encoded by the coding sequence ATGGACGCCAAGGAACTCGCCCGCTCCCTGCAAACCCGGTTCAAGGGCCTTGAGGAGGCCCGCCAGCCCTGGCTTGCCGCCTGGCGCGAGCTGTCCGACTACATGCTGCCGCGCAAGAACAGCTTCACTGGAATCGACCCCGGCTCCACGCGGGGCCGCAGCGGCGACGAGCGCATCTTCGACTCCACGCCCAGCCACGCCCTGGAGCTGCTCGCCTCGTCCCTGGGCGGGCTGCTGACCAACCCGGCCATGCCCTGGTTCGACATCCGCGCCCGCGACCCGGACCAGGGCGACGGGGCCGGGGTGCGCACCTTCCTGCAACAGGCCCGCGAGCGCATGATCGCGCTCTTCAACACCGAGGACACCGGCTTCCAGACCAATGTCCACGAGCTGTACCTGGATGTGGCCCTGCTCGGCACCGCAGTCATGTACGTGGAGGCGGACCCGGACACCGTGGTCCGCTTCTGCACCCGGCCCCTGGGCGAGGTCTATGCCGCCGAGTCGGCGCGCGGCGCGGTGGACTCGGTCTACCGCCGCTACACCCTCTCGGCCCGGCAGACGGCCCGCGAATGGGGCGCGGCCTGCTCGGGCGAGACCCGGCGCAAGGCCGAGGAGCGGCCCGACGACACGGTGGAGATCCTGCACGCCGTGTTCCCGCGCACGGACCGCGACCCCTATGGCGTAGGCGCGGCCCACTTCCCCTTTGCCAGCGTCTATGTGGAGACCGGAGCCGAGCATGTGCTGGAGGAGTCCGGCTACCTGGAGATGCCCTACCTCGTGCCCCGCTGGGCCAAGGCAGCGGGCGAAACCTACGGGCGCGGGCCGGGCCAGACCGCCCTGTCGGACACCCGCGTGCTCAACGCCATGGCCCGCACCGCGCTCATGGCCGCCGAAAAGATGTCCGACCCGCCGCTCATGGTCCCGGACGACGGGTTTCTCGGGCCGGTCCACTCCGGGCCGGGGGGACTGTCCTACTACCGGGCGGGCAGCCCGGACCGCATCGAGCCCTTGCCCGTGAACGTGGACCTGGCGGCCACCGAGACCATGATGCAGCAGCGGCGCGAGTCCATCCGCCGCATCTTCCTGGGCGACCAGCTGACCCCCGAAGGCCCGGCAGTCACGGCCACCGAGGCGCTCATCAGGCAGAGCGAGAAGATGCGCGTCCTCGGCCCGGTGCTGGGCAGGCTCCAGGCCGAGTTCTTAAGCCCGCTCATCCGCCGCGTGTTCCGCATCATGCTGCGGGCGGGCGCGCTGCCCCCGTTCCCCCAGGGGTTCGGCCCGGACGATATCGAGGTGCGCTACACCTCGCCCGTGGCCCGCGCCCAGAAGGAGTTCGAGGCCAGGGGGCTGTCCAGGACCATGGAATACCTGGCCCCGCTGGTGGGCGCGTCCGACCCCTTCGGGATCATGGACAACTTCGACACCGACCGGGCCGCCCGGCACGTGGCCGAGCTGTTCGGCACCCCCTCGGACTACCTCAGGCCCGAAAAGGACGTAGCCGAAACCCGCGCCGCCAAGGGCCGCGCCACGAGCGGGGCGCAGGCAACGCAGACAGCGGTCCAGGCCGCGGCCCAGGCTGCTGAGATCGCCCGGACCCTGGCCGAGGCGCACACCGACCGGCCCAGCGTGCTGACCGACCTGTGGGCCGCGCTGGCAGGCCGGGCCGCGTCCCGCGCCGGGGCCGCGTCGGCCAACACGGGATCGGGCATGGCGGAGAGCATGGCATCGGGCCTTGCCCAGGTCATGACTCCCGGCCAACCCGCGCCCGCAAACCCGGCCCCGGCGGATCAGGAGGGCAGCCATGTCGCCTAG